In the Halococcus hamelinensis 100A6 genome, one interval contains:
- a CDS encoding PTS sugar transporter subunit IIA, with protein MLYDIDQLMPTDLITLAEPPTEKEAAIEHLLDVVVDAGRVADREAALAALLTREEETTTGVGKGIAIPHAQTDAIDQASVAFCRSSAGLDFDSMDDEPAHLVFMILVPEGGSDEHLGILASLSRSLMHDDVRESLHEAETPEEVQATMEAAIDDD; from the coding sequence ATGCTCTACGACATCGACCAACTGATGCCGACCGACCTGATCACGCTCGCCGAACCACCCACCGAGAAGGAGGCCGCGATCGAGCACCTCCTCGACGTGGTGGTCGACGCCGGGCGCGTCGCCGACCGCGAGGCGGCGCTCGCGGCGCTCCTCACGCGCGAGGAGGAGACCACGACCGGGGTCGGGAAGGGGATCGCGATCCCCCACGCCCAGACGGACGCCATCGACCAGGCCTCGGTGGCCTTTTGCCGGTCCTCGGCGGGCCTCGACTTCGACTCGATGGACGACGAACCCGCCCACCTGGTCTTCATGATCCTCGTTCCGGAGGGCGGCAGCGACGAACACCTCGGGATCCTCGCCTCGCTCTCGCGCTCGCTGATGCACGACGACGTGCGCGAGTCGCTCCACGAGGCGGAGACCCCCGAGGAAGTCCAGGCCACCATGGAGGCGGCGATCGACGATGACTGA
- the ptsH1 gene encoding phosphocarrier protein HPr: protein MTERTVTVVPEAGLHARPASQFVQTANEYDCDIEVGAADGDLVDARSMLAVTSLGVGHDEEVRLVAEGDDEEAALDALETVLSTPEGEE from the coding sequence ATGACTGAACGCACGGTGACGGTGGTTCCGGAGGCCGGCCTCCACGCACGGCCCGCCTCACAGTTCGTTCAGACCGCGAACGAGTACGACTGCGACATCGAAGTCGGGGCCGCCGACGGCGACCTCGTGGACGCGCGGAGCATGCTCGCCGTCACGAGTCTCGGGGTCGGCCACGACGAGGAGGTCCGACTGGTCGCGGAGGGCGACGACGAGGAGGCCGCGCTCGACGCGCTCGAAACCGTGCTCTCGACGCCGGAGGGTGAGGAGTGA
- a CDS encoding PTS fructose transporter subunit IIC, with the protein MATSDSMEAAIRSYLTSVKEDLMTGVSHMIPFVTIGGIFLALAYASASVFGDVRSVFDATGTLGWFLAQVGNAGLTIMVPILGAYIAYAIADRPGLAPGFLLSYIIQQGEVLAAAGDVVGLSGGEAGAGYLGALVAGLLAGYVARWFKRRSVPEFIKPMMPVLIVPVLTMVILSPIVIFVLGVPVAIANAGLTSFLSGMQGSQALLVGAILGGMMALDMGGPINKVAYVFSVGLITEQIYAPMAAVMIGGMIPPLGLALSNFVAPQKYTAEMYENAKSAVPLGLSFITEGAIPYGAADPLRVIPAIVAGSAVGGAASMGLGVTMPAPHGGIFVVPLSNQPFAFLGCIVLGTLVTAAIATLLKPDFEVTVADLERGSGTAGATETPRSADD; encoded by the coding sequence ATGGCCACCAGCGATTCGATGGAGGCGGCGATCAGGTCGTATCTCACGTCGGTAAAGGAGGACCTGATGACCGGCGTATCGCACATGATCCCGTTCGTCACGATCGGCGGGATCTTCCTCGCGCTGGCCTACGCGTCGGCGTCGGTCTTCGGCGACGTCAGGTCGGTGTTCGACGCGACGGGAACCCTCGGCTGGTTCCTCGCGCAGGTCGGCAACGCGGGGTTGACGATCATGGTCCCGATCCTCGGGGCCTACATCGCGTACGCGATCGCCGATAGACCCGGGCTCGCACCCGGGTTCCTCCTGTCGTACATCATCCAGCAGGGCGAGGTGCTCGCGGCCGCCGGCGACGTCGTCGGGCTCTCGGGCGGCGAAGCGGGAGCGGGCTACCTCGGTGCGCTCGTCGCCGGGCTGCTCGCGGGCTACGTCGCGCGCTGGTTCAAGCGGCGCTCGGTCCCCGAGTTCATCAAGCCGATGATGCCCGTGTTGATCGTCCCGGTCCTGACGATGGTGATCCTCTCGCCGATAGTGATCTTCGTGCTCGGCGTGCCGGTGGCCATCGCGAATGCCGGCCTCACGAGCTTCCTGAGCGGGATGCAGGGGAGTCAGGCGCTTCTCGTCGGCGCGATCCTCGGTGGGATGATGGCGCTCGACATGGGCGGGCCGATCAACAAGGTCGCCTACGTCTTCTCGGTGGGGCTCATCACCGAACAGATCTACGCGCCGATGGCGGCGGTGATGATCGGTGGGATGATCCCCCCACTGGGGCTCGCGCTCTCGAACTTCGTCGCGCCCCAGAAGTACACCGCGGAGATGTACGAGAACGCCAAGAGCGCCGTCCCGCTCGGGCTCTCGTTCATCACCGAGGGCGCGATCCCCTACGGCGCGGCCGACCCGCTCCGCGTGATCCCCGCGATCGTCGCCGGGAGCGCGGTCGGCGGCGCGGCCTCGATGGGGCTCGGAGTCACGATGCCGGCCCCGCACGGCGGGATCTTCGTGGTCCCGCTCTCGAACCAGCCGTTCGCCTTCCTCGGCTGTATCGTCCTCGGAACCCTCGTGACGGCCGCGATCGCGACGCTCCTCAAACCCGACTTCGAGGTCACCGTCGCGGACCTCGAACGCGGGAGCGGGACGGCCGGGGCGACGGAGACACCGCGGTCGGCGGACGACTAA
- a CDS encoding helix-turn-helix domain-containing protein, translating to MAAETLRSATVSLTGMAQDPVVDRFDRSETVSIEATRYLGPVDDGRYVGLSDLRGDLDAARELLAGVDRVERYDVAGTGEHGIVYAHYRSAGLTGDLLSILYRNDIVVDWPIDHRPADEPRTQLTVVGTAVGIRRAVAALPDQVSLSVERVGRFDPDGADSLLTERQAALLDLAVREGYYEVPRGTTHRALADRLDLAPGTVSDRLQRIERRVMTAYVADRA from the coding sequence ATGGCCGCCGAGACCCTCCGTTCCGCGACGGTGTCGCTGACCGGGATGGCGCAGGACCCCGTCGTCGACCGGTTCGATCGGTCGGAGACGGTGTCGATCGAGGCGACCCGGTACCTCGGGCCGGTCGACGACGGGCGGTACGTCGGGCTCTCCGACCTCCGGGGCGACCTCGACGCCGCGCGGGAACTCCTCGCGGGGGTCGATCGGGTCGAACGCTACGACGTCGCCGGCACCGGCGAGCACGGCATCGTCTACGCCCACTACCGGAGCGCGGGCCTCACCGGCGACCTGCTCTCGATCCTGTACCGGAACGACATCGTGGTCGACTGGCCGATCGACCACCGACCCGCCGACGAACCGCGAACCCAGCTCACGGTGGTCGGCACCGCCGTCGGCATCCGGCGGGCGGTGGCGGCGCTCCCCGATCAGGTCTCGCTCTCGGTCGAGCGGGTGGGGCGGTTCGATCCGGACGGAGCCGACTCCCTCCTCACCGAGCGCCAGGCGGCGCTGCTCGACCTGGCGGTCCGCGAGGGGTACTACGAGGTGCCGCGCGGGACGACCCACCGCGCGCTCGCCGATCGGCTCGACCTCGCGCCGGGCACCGTGAGCGACCGGCTCCAGCGGATCGAACGCCGGGTGATGACCGCCTACGTCGCCGACCGGGCCTGA
- the glpR gene encoding HTH-type transcriptional regulator GlpR has product MLPATRRRTVIELVSEKGGCSVNELATELEVSKATVRRDLGALAEEGLVERTHGGAVPVTSVGRERSHQQKGIRNLTEKATIAERAAAEMAGEQVVFFDSGTTTMEVAKRISTDEAALAVTNSPLVALELAAEERDVKLTGGTLRGRTRALVGPTAEGFMERMRFDLLVLGTNAVDADGLMTPNEAEARMKELMIERSKRVVLVADHTKLGERSVVRFADLAAVDTFVTDRPPGETERGSLENADVRMLVGES; this is encoded by the coding sequence ATGCTACCCGCAACGCGACGACGGACGGTCATCGAACTGGTTTCCGAGAAGGGGGGCTGTTCGGTGAACGAGCTCGCCACGGAACTCGAGGTCTCGAAGGCGACCGTTCGTCGCGACCTCGGCGCGCTCGCGGAGGAGGGCCTGGTCGAACGCACCCACGGCGGCGCGGTCCCGGTGACGAGCGTGGGCCGCGAACGGAGCCACCAGCAAAAGGGGATCCGGAACCTCACCGAGAAGGCGACGATCGCCGAGCGCGCGGCCGCGGAGATGGCCGGCGAGCAGGTGGTGTTCTTCGACTCGGGGACGACCACGATGGAGGTGGCCAAACGGATATCGACCGACGAGGCCGCCCTGGCGGTCACGAACTCGCCGCTCGTCGCGCTCGAACTCGCCGCCGAGGAGCGTGACGTGAAGCTCACCGGCGGGACGTTGCGCGGCAGAACACGAGCCCTGGTGGGCCCGACCGCCGAGGGGTTCATGGAACGGATGCGCTTCGACCTCCTCGTGCTGGGGACGAACGCGGTGGACGCCGACGGGCTGATGACGCCGAACGAGGCGGAGGCGAGGATGAAGGAGCTCATGATCGAGCGCTCGAAGCGGGTCGTTCTCGTCGCCGACCACACCAAACTCGGCGAGCGCAGCGTGGTCCGGTTCGCCGACCTCGCGGCCGTCGACACGTTCGTCACGGACCGACCGCCCGGCGAGACCGAACGCGGATCGCTCGAAAACGCCGACGTCCGGATGCTGGTGGGTGAATCGTGA
- a CDS encoding cytochrome P450, translating into MSNDTADIEFPPGPSGLPVVGSMPRSVLGGLAFRERMANEYGDVVHWESPQGPVYQLNHPDDIERVLVHNNTNYVKGQQFQRVLGPLTGNGILNSEGEAWRRNRHLVQPSFHPKRIQVYADMMTAFTDTMLADWQDGETRAIHEDMMELTLRIVSQALFGVDIDRYVGDIERAVNAFLPATSSLPNLLLPEGVPLPSRRRMARARETLDGVVDEIVREKRADPGEHDVISMLLAASDDDGDPLSDEQIRDEAITLITAGHETTAVSLTYTTYLLAQHPEAEAKLVAELDSVLDGERPTMADLPDLAYTERVVKESMRLFPPVPGIVREAEGADELGGYPIPAGAKVFMNQWVVHRDARWYDDPLAFDPDRWTRAFEQSLPHLAYFPFSAGPRRCIGDRFAMLEARLLLATIYQDYHLELASDRNLEVVPTITSRPKEPVSMVVHDRSAAGSS; encoded by the coding sequence ATGAGCAACGACACAGCAGATATCGAGTTTCCTCCCGGTCCCTCGGGGCTTCCCGTGGTCGGGTCGATGCCCAGGTCGGTCCTCGGAGGGCTGGCGTTCAGGGAGCGGATGGCGAACGAGTACGGCGACGTCGTCCACTGGGAGAGCCCACAGGGACCGGTCTATCAGCTCAACCACCCCGACGACATCGAGCGCGTGCTGGTCCACAACAACACCAACTACGTGAAGGGCCAGCAGTTCCAGCGCGTGCTCGGCCCGCTCACCGGCAACGGCATCCTCAACAGCGAGGGCGAGGCGTGGCGGCGCAACCGTCACCTCGTCCAGCCGTCCTTCCACCCGAAGCGGATCCAGGTCTACGCCGACATGATGACGGCGTTCACCGACACGATGCTCGCGGACTGGCAGGACGGCGAGACGCGGGCGATCCACGAGGACATGATGGAGCTCACCCTCCGGATCGTCTCGCAGGCGCTGTTCGGCGTCGACATCGACCGGTACGTCGGCGACATCGAACGCGCCGTCAACGCCTTCCTGCCGGCGACTTCGAGCCTCCCGAACCTCCTGCTCCCAGAGGGTGTTCCCCTGCCCTCCCGCCGGCGGATGGCCCGCGCCCGCGAGACCCTCGACGGCGTGGTGGACGAGATCGTCCGCGAGAAACGCGCCGACCCCGGCGAGCACGACGTGATCTCGATGCTGCTCGCCGCCAGCGACGACGACGGCGATCCCCTCTCGGACGAACAGATCCGCGACGAGGCGATCACCCTCATCACGGCGGGCCACGAGACGACGGCGGTTTCACTGACGTACACCACCTACCTCCTCGCCCAGCATCCCGAGGCCGAGGCCAAACTCGTCGCGGAGCTCGACTCGGTCCTCGACGGCGAGCGCCCGACGATGGCCGACCTCCCCGACCTCGCCTACACCGAACGGGTCGTGAAGGAGTCCATGCGGCTCTTCCCTCCCGTCCCCGGGATCGTCCGGGAGGCCGAGGGGGCGGACGAACTCGGCGGCTACCCGATCCCGGCCGGCGCGAAGGTTTTCATGAACCAGTGGGTGGTTCATCGCGACGCCCGCTGGTACGACGACCCGCTGGCGTTCGACCCCGACCGCTGGACGCGGGCGTTCGAGCAGTCGCTGCCACATCTCGCGTACTTCCCGTTCTCGGCCGGCCCGCGCCGGTGTATCGGCGACCGATTCGCGATGCTCGAAGCCCGCCTGCTACTGGCGACGATCTACCAGGACTACCACCTCGAACTCGCCTCCGACCGGAACCTCGAGGTGGTTCCGACCATCACCTCCCGGCCGAAGGAACCCGTCT
- the pfkB gene encoding 1-phosphofructokinase — MILTVTLNPAVDHTVRLDESLEAGRVQRASEARFDAGGKGINVAKYLDELGAETLATGVLGGFLGEFVATRLTADGIAHDFVETDGRTRLNTTVLTDAEYKINHRGPSVDGSVVDRVIERIERHDPETVVVAGSLPPSLGVEAVDRIAASADWETVVDVGGEQLDRLAGSYTLCKPNRAELAAATGAPTATVEECARAAEALRSTGFERVVASLGADGALVATRSGTVHVPAPEAEVVDTVGAGDALLAGVLAALAEGKPDEDALRDGVAVASRVVGVPGTTIPARSSVGDPMD; from the coding sequence GTGATCCTGACGGTGACGTTGAACCCCGCCGTCGACCACACGGTTCGCCTCGACGAGTCCCTGGAAGCCGGCCGCGTCCAGCGCGCGAGCGAGGCACGGTTCGACGCCGGCGGGAAGGGGATCAACGTCGCGAAGTATCTCGACGAGCTCGGTGCAGAGACGCTGGCGACGGGGGTTCTGGGGGGCTTCCTCGGGGAGTTCGTTGCGACGCGGCTGACAGCCGACGGGATCGCACACGACTTCGTCGAGACCGACGGCCGAACCCGGCTGAACACCACCGTCCTCACCGACGCCGAGTACAAGATCAACCACCGCGGGCCGTCGGTCGACGGGTCGGTCGTCGACAGAGTGATCGAGCGGATCGAGCGCCACGACCCCGAGACGGTCGTCGTGGCGGGGAGCCTTCCCCCGAGCCTCGGGGTCGAGGCCGTCGACCGGATCGCGGCGTCGGCGGACTGGGAGACGGTCGTCGACGTCGGTGGTGAACAGCTCGACCGGCTCGCGGGGAGCTACACGCTCTGCAAACCGAACCGGGCGGAGCTCGCGGCGGCGACGGGCGCGCCGACCGCGACCGTCGAGGAGTGCGCCCGGGCCGCGGAGGCGCTCCGATCGACCGGCTTCGAACGGGTCGTCGCCTCGCTGGGTGCCGACGGCGCGCTCGTCGCCACGCGGTCCGGGACCGTCCACGTCCCCGCACCCGAGGCCGAGGTAGTCGATACGGTCGGGGCGGGCGACGCGCTGCTCGCGGGCGTGCTGGCGGCGCTCGCCGAGGGAAAGCCCGACGAGGACGCCCTCCGGGACGGGGTCGCCGTCGCGTCCCGTGTCGTCGGCGTTCCGGGCACCACGATCCCCGCCCGGTCGTCCGTCGGCGACCCGATGGACTGA